The Vicia villosa cultivar HV-30 ecotype Madison, WI linkage group LG1, Vvil1.0, whole genome shotgun sequence genome includes a region encoding these proteins:
- the LOC131644607 gene encoding 29 kDa ribonucleoprotein A, chloroplastic, whose product MSTSATSLALPSLRTKTSTCFSALPSFSLNTNFKPFSCGSLRKTLSLSHRFVTRVAVSSEFDQEEDTFEGGDTRSYSANQRLFVGNLPFSVDSAQLAEIFESAGNVEMVEVIYDKTTGRSRGFGFVTMSSAAEVEAAAQQFNGYLVDGRELRVNSGPPPPRENSRFGDNPRYGGENSRFGDNPRYGGENSRFGDSSGSRGPPRGGSDSEHRVHVGNLAWGVDNMALESLFQEQGRVIEAKVIYDRESGRSRGFGFVTFGSAEEVNGAIQSLDGVDLNGRAIRVSPADSRPKRQF is encoded by the exons ATGTCTACCTCTGCAACCTCCCTAGCCCTTCCCTCTCTTCGAACCAAAACCTCTACATGTTTCTCTGCACTCCCTTCCTTCTCACTCAACACGAATTTCAAACCCTTTTCATGTGGCTCTCTTCGTAAAACGCTGTCTTTGAGTCACCGGTTTGTTACCCGTGTTGCTGTTTCGTCTGAGTTTGACCAGGAAGAGGATACCTTTGAGGGTGGAGATACTAGGAGTTACTCTGCTAACCAGAGGCTGTTTGTTGGGAACCTTCCGTTCAGTGTGGATAGTGCGCAACTCGCGGAGATTTTTGAAAGTGCTGGGAATGTTGAGATGGTTGAG GTGATTTATGATAAGACTACTGGGAGAAGCAGGGGATTTGGGTTTGTTACTATGTCTTCTGCTGCTGAAGTTGAAGCTGCTGCTCAGCAGTTCAATGGTTAT CTAGTGGATGGAAGGGAATTGAGAGTGAATTCTGGACCTCCTCCACCTCGTGAAAATTCTCGTTTTGGTGACAATCCTCGTTATGGCGGTGAGAATTCTCGATTTGGTGACAATCCTCGTTATGGCGGTGAGAATTCTCGTTTTGGTGATAGTTCTGGTTCTAGAGGTCCTCCAAGAGGTGGTTCAGATAGCGAACACCGGGTTCACGTGGGTAATCTTGCTTGGGGTGTTGACAACATGGCACTTGAGTCATTGTTCCAAGAACAAGGAAGGGTTATAGAAGCTAAGGTAATCTATGATAGGGAAAGTGGAAGGTCTAGAGGGTTTGGATTTGTGACTTTCGGTAGTGCTGAAGAGGTCAATGGTGCTATTCAATCCTTAGATGGCGTG GACTTGAATGGAAGAGCTATAAGGGTCTCACCCGCAGATAGTAGACCAAAGCGTCAATTTTGA